One genomic region from Haloprofundus salinisoli encodes:
- a CDS encoding thioredoxin family protein: MTADSVDADAQRRRPIRLSSGEELDRLVAAEDLALVDFYTKGCTLCQSIEPVVGNVARATDVTVAMLNPRDDLDLVARFDIRSVPTLLLFEDGELVGRLAEGFQGTDAIVGFVEEHSSRAITVE, translated from the coding sequence GTGACCGCAGACTCCGTTGACGCCGACGCGCAGCGACGCAGACCGATTCGGCTCTCCTCCGGCGAGGAACTCGACCGCCTCGTCGCCGCGGAGGACCTCGCGCTCGTCGACTTCTACACGAAGGGCTGTACGCTCTGTCAGTCCATCGAACCCGTCGTCGGCAACGTCGCCCGCGCCACCGACGTCACGGTGGCGATGCTGAACCCCCGCGACGACCTCGACCTCGTCGCGCGATTCGACATCCGAAGCGTCCCGACGCTGCTGCTGTTCGAGGACGGCGAGCTCGTCGGGCGACTCGCGGAGGGCTTTCAGGGGACCGACGCGATAGTCGGGTTCGTCGAAGAACACAGCAGTCGGGCGATTACGGTCGAGTGA
- a CDS encoding Ig-like domain-containing protein translates to MNFRDDQRAVTVQVGFILLFGVLILSLSMYQAQVVPADNEQVEFDHNQRVQADLLDARNAILQSAGTGTTQPVSVSLGARYPNRVLFVNPPPASGRLSTTESVADGIVIRNARAIDTETADYWTGEDPRAFETRSLEYTPDYTRYQNPPTTVYENSVLYNRFDNGATLPRSEQTLIDGRRISLVSLDGELSTERTGTEPLDVRPVSASTRTTTVTSDGEPIRISLATRLSQEQWEALLEDEGYVADVSVTEGVLTITLEGDETYSLRMARVGVGSGVAEETRAYVIDIEGDGATVQSGATQRLTVEVRDRFGNPVSGVDVDPEVTSGGGSVSTPEGTTTGSEGRVTVVYEAPENNDDVEVTVGYGDSDQERVRFDLSVVDGSSSGDDGSGSAWQDANENGQKDPDESVDVSDGQFDDETVDLYIEDGSDLRTDTIDFNAKNVYVEPDLTATASGNGETISITAVEDVVVFGASLETTGSNADVRIEAGEDIDAREATISTQNQGDISMTAGGSISASDAELWASNKGEVTLDAGGSITIQSAIVDGDSGVTYTAGGAIDDADTQYPGQSPTKSPNQSG, encoded by the coding sequence ATGAACTTCCGGGACGACCAACGTGCGGTCACCGTCCAGGTGGGTTTCATCCTCCTGTTCGGTGTGCTGATACTCTCGCTGTCGATGTATCAGGCCCAGGTCGTCCCGGCGGACAACGAGCAGGTCGAGTTCGACCACAACCAGCGCGTCCAGGCGGATCTGCTGGACGCCAGAAACGCGATTCTGCAGAGCGCGGGCACCGGGACGACGCAGCCGGTTTCGGTCTCTCTCGGGGCACGGTATCCGAACCGGGTGTTGTTCGTCAACCCGCCGCCGGCGAGCGGACGTCTCTCGACCACAGAGAGCGTCGCCGACGGTATCGTGATCAGAAACGCGCGAGCCATCGATACCGAGACGGCAGACTACTGGACGGGCGAGGACCCCCGAGCGTTCGAGACGCGGTCGCTGGAGTACACGCCCGACTACACCCGGTACCAGAACCCGCCGACGACGGTGTACGAGAACTCGGTGCTGTACAACCGCTTCGACAATGGAGCGACGCTTCCGCGGAGCGAGCAGACGCTTATCGACGGACGACGAATTTCGTTGGTGTCGCTCGACGGAGAGTTGTCGACGGAACGAACCGGGACGGAACCGCTCGACGTGCGGCCGGTGAGCGCTTCGACGCGGACGACGACGGTGACGAGCGACGGGGAGCCGATTCGAATCTCGTTGGCGACGAGACTCTCCCAGGAACAGTGGGAGGCGCTCCTCGAAGACGAGGGGTACGTCGCGGACGTCAGTGTCACTGAGGGCGTCCTGACGATTACGCTCGAAGGCGACGAAACGTACTCGCTTCGGATGGCGAGGGTCGGCGTGGGGTCGGGCGTGGCTGAGGAGACGAGAGCCTACGTAATCGACATCGAGGGCGATGGAGCGACCGTGCAGAGCGGAGCGACGCAGCGGCTCACCGTCGAGGTACGCGACCGATTCGGGAATCCGGTGAGCGGCGTCGACGTCGACCCCGAGGTAACGTCCGGCGGTGGGAGCGTCAGTACGCCGGAGGGGACGACGACGGGCTCGGAGGGACGCGTCACCGTCGTCTACGAGGCTCCGGAGAACAACGACGATGTCGAAGTCACCGTGGGATACGGTGATAGCGACCAGGAGCGAGTGAGATTCGACTTGAGCGTGGTCGACGGTAGCAGCAGCGGGGACGACGGCAGCGGGTCGGCGTGGCAGGACGCCAACGAGAATGGGCAGAAGGACCCGGACGAGTCCGTCGACGTGAGCGACGGACAGTTCGACGACGAGACGGTGGACCTGTACATCGAAGACGGAAGCGACCTTCGGACCGACACTATCGACTTCAACGCGAAGAACGTCTACGTCGAACCCGACCTCACGGCGACCGCCAGCGGGAACGGGGAGACAATCAGCATCACCGCCGTCGAGGACGTCGTCGTCTTCGGTGCCTCGCTCGAAACGACGGGCTCCAACGCCGACGTCCGTATCGAAGCGGGCGAAGATATCGACGCTCGTGAGGCGACGATCTCCACGCAGAACCAGGGAGACATATCGATGACAGCCGGTGGGAGCATCAGCGCGAGCGACGCCGAGCTTTGGGCGAGCAACAAAGGCGAAGTCACGCTCGATGCGGGCGGTAGTATCACGATACAGTCGGCTATCGTCGACGGCGACAGCGGTGTGACTTACACCGCCGGTGGAGCCATCGACGACGCTGACACCCAGTATCCGGGTCAGAGCCCGACCAAATCACCGAACCAAAGCGGCTAA
- the hmgB gene encoding hydroxymethylglutaryl-CoA synthase: MTAVGIDAVEIWTGKLVLDLPGTFAPVKGEDPEKYTKGIGLAASSFPDVYEDIVTMGANAAKRLMERRGLTPDDIGRIDVATESAFDNSKPVSTYIAGCLEQLYDEDFHHANKGERKFACIAGTQSLDDAYNWIKAGRNRGRSALVIATDTALYERGDPGEATQGAGAVAMLISEDPDLVELSTEQGYGSADETDFLKPNQQFPSVDGKRSVQVYLARMREALEDYESVAGDTHPDDFEYIPFHTPFPGMVRKAALLGYRHMTRGTDVEDAMTDEIGRQPREADFESWEEYESAIRDYMGTLKETEEYREWYARAIEPTLAISEQVGNWYTGSVHIARISALKNAAEAGRTLEGDRLLVGSYGSGAQAEIHAETVCEGWLDEIRALNVNDQLERRYELSYSEYEQVHDVHNQMKEIEVEEFTAPSDEFVFTGWGRMNERKYDYIE, translated from the coding sequence ATGACCGCAGTCGGTATCGACGCCGTCGAAATCTGGACGGGAAAGCTCGTCCTCGACCTTCCCGGAACGTTCGCCCCGGTGAAGGGCGAAGACCCCGAGAAGTACACGAAGGGTATCGGCCTCGCGGCCTCCTCGTTCCCCGACGTGTACGAGGACATCGTCACAATGGGCGCGAACGCGGCCAAGCGCCTGATGGAGCGCCGCGGCCTCACCCCCGACGATATCGGTCGCATCGACGTGGCCACCGAGAGCGCCTTCGACAACTCCAAGCCCGTCTCGACGTACATCGCCGGCTGCCTCGAACAACTGTACGACGAGGACTTCCACCACGCGAACAAGGGTGAACGGAAGTTCGCCTGCATCGCCGGAACGCAGAGTCTCGACGACGCGTACAACTGGATTAAGGCGGGTCGCAACCGCGGGCGCTCGGCGCTCGTCATCGCCACGGACACCGCGCTGTACGAGCGCGGCGACCCCGGCGAGGCGACGCAGGGTGCGGGCGCGGTGGCGATGCTCATCTCCGAGGACCCCGACCTCGTCGAACTCTCGACCGAGCAGGGCTACGGCAGCGCCGACGAGACTGACTTCCTGAAGCCGAACCAGCAGTTCCCGAGCGTCGACGGCAAGCGCTCGGTGCAGGTGTACCTCGCCCGGATGCGCGAGGCGCTCGAAGATTACGAGAGCGTCGCGGGCGACACCCACCCCGACGATTTCGAGTACATTCCGTTCCACACGCCGTTCCCCGGGATGGTCCGGAAGGCGGCGCTGCTCGGCTACCGCCACATGACCCGCGGCACCGACGTCGAGGACGCGATGACAGACGAGATCGGCCGCCAGCCCCGCGAGGCCGACTTCGAGTCGTGGGAGGAGTACGAGTCGGCCATCCGCGACTACATGGGCACGCTGAAGGAGACCGAAGAGTACCGCGAGTGGTACGCCCGCGCCATCGAACCGACGCTCGCTATCTCTGAGCAGGTCGGAAACTGGTACACCGGGTCGGTACATATCGCTCGCATCAGTGCCCTGAAAAACGCCGCCGAGGCGGGGCGGACGCTCGAAGGCGACCGGCTGCTCGTCGGGTCGTACGGCTCCGGCGCGCAGGCCGAGATTCACGCCGAGACCGTCTGCGAGGGCTGGTTGGACGAGATACGTGCGCTCAACGTCAACGACCAACTCGAACGCCGCTACGAACTCAGCTACAGCGAGTACGAGCAGGTCCACGACGTTCACAACCAGATGAAAGAGATCGAAGTCGAGGAGTTCACCGCGCCGTCCGACGAGTTCGTCTTCACCGGGTGGGGACGGATGAACGAGCGGAAGTACGACTACATCGAGTAA
- a CDS encoding DUF2150 family protein, which produces MVDPEETFYTEERWQNWLTRVEEEELDPENEDSARLLLNLQDDAAIAVAKIVSAYEDNALDEQRALDELAKIRDIVLSEPSLEDEEKLMLIDGVQTSLVCVFYAAEEYVNSGTVGDAPVDEYVLAAADAEAEDDLDAALGYLVQAGTHVIDGEELDMSVAEELEYGLVSEWVNGLDSLQSAMSDPEVVEDDE; this is translated from the coding sequence ATGGTTGACCCCGAGGAAACGTTCTACACGGAGGAACGGTGGCAAAACTGGCTGACCCGCGTCGAAGAGGAGGAGTTGGACCCCGAGAACGAAGACTCCGCACGTCTGCTGTTGAACCTGCAGGACGACGCGGCTATCGCCGTCGCCAAAATCGTCTCCGCGTACGAGGACAACGCGCTCGACGAGCAACGAGCGCTCGACGAACTCGCGAAGATTCGTGATATCGTCCTCTCGGAACCGTCGCTCGAAGACGAGGAGAAGTTGATGCTCATCGACGGCGTCCAGACGAGCCTCGTCTGCGTCTTCTACGCCGCCGAGGAGTACGTCAACAGCGGCACCGTCGGCGACGCACCCGTCGACGAGTACGTCCTCGCCGCCGCCGACGCCGAGGCCGAAGACGATCTCGACGCCGCCCTCGGGTATCTCGTCCAGGCGGGCACGCACGTCATCGACGGCGAAGAACTCGACATGTCGGTCGCCGAGGAGCTGGAGTACGGTCTCGTTTCCGAGTGGGTCAACGGTCTCGACAGCCTCCAAAGCGCGATGAGCGACCCCGAAGTCGTCGAAGACGACGAGTGA
- a CDS encoding S8 family serine peptidase, with product MSEEDTLSWKRRGFLKTTGALGLIGLSGVSAATPGRSPGPKEDEILVGVSKTADSPRAEVEKAVPGNARVVHENKALSYVAVKFPSDASDVARENFIEAVTKRENVKYAENNETLEALYTPSDERYSDQYAPQQVNADVAWDTTLGSSDVTIAVIDQGVKYDHPDLAGQFGSNKGYDFVDDDSDPYPDVLADEYHGTHVAGIAAATTDNGEGMAGISNSTLLSGRALSEEGSGSTADIADAVQWAADQGADVINLSLGGGGYTNTMKNAVSYAHNAGSLIVAAAGNDYGSSVSYPAAYSECLAVSALDEDESLASYSNVGPEIELAAPGTNVLSTWTTSTEYDRISGTSMATPVVSGVAGLTLAAYSLTNEELRTHLKNTAVDVGLSSDEQGSGRVDAGNAVTTEPGSGDGGDGGDGGDDGGSGDSTSASVTDSLSGYWDSKCWSYGFSYSNPSKVVVELSGPSDADFDLYVNEGSGSCPSTSSYDYRSWTTDSQETITIDNPDDSADLMVLVDSYSGSGDYTLTITEYQ from the coding sequence ATGTCAGAAGAAGACACTCTGTCGTGGAAGCGTCGTGGATTCCTGAAGACGACCGGTGCGCTCGGCCTCATCGGCCTGAGCGGTGTGAGTGCAGCGACGCCGGGTCGCTCTCCGGGCCCGAAGGAGGACGAGATCCTCGTCGGCGTCTCGAAGACCGCAGACAGTCCGCGAGCGGAAGTCGAGAAGGCCGTGCCGGGCAACGCCCGCGTCGTTCACGAGAACAAGGCACTGAGCTACGTCGCCGTCAAGTTCCCGTCGGACGCGTCCGACGTCGCCCGCGAGAACTTCATCGAGGCGGTCACCAAGCGCGAGAACGTCAAGTACGCCGAGAACAACGAGACGCTCGAAGCGCTGTATACGCCGTCGGACGAGCGGTACTCCGACCAGTACGCGCCCCAGCAGGTCAACGCCGACGTGGCGTGGGACACGACGCTCGGGAGCTCCGACGTCACTATCGCCGTCATCGACCAGGGCGTCAAGTACGACCACCCGGACCTCGCCGGCCAGTTCGGCTCGAACAAAGGCTACGACTTCGTCGACGACGACTCGGATCCGTACCCGGACGTCCTCGCCGACGAGTACCACGGCACCCACGTCGCCGGTATCGCGGCGGCGACGACGGACAACGGCGAGGGCATGGCGGGCATCAGCAACTCCACGCTGCTGTCGGGGCGCGCGCTCTCCGAGGAGGGCAGCGGGTCGACCGCCGACATCGCCGACGCCGTCCAGTGGGCCGCAGACCAGGGTGCGGACGTCATCAACCTCTCGCTCGGCGGTGGCGGCTACACGAACACGATGAAAAACGCCGTCTCGTACGCCCACAACGCCGGGTCGCTCATCGTCGCGGCCGCGGGTAACGACTACGGGTCGTCCGTCTCGTACCCGGCGGCGTACAGCGAGTGTCTCGCGGTTTCGGCGCTCGACGAGGACGAATCGCTGGCGTCGTATTCGAACGTCGGTCCCGAGATCGAGCTCGCCGCTCCCGGTACGAACGTCCTCTCGACGTGGACGACGAGCACCGAGTACGACCGTATCTCCGGTACGTCGATGGCGACGCCCGTCGTCTCCGGCGTCGCCGGGCTGACGCTCGCCGCCTACAGCCTCACGAACGAGGAACTCCGCACGCACCTCAAGAACACGGCCGTCGACGTCGGCCTCTCCAGCGACGAACAGGGCAGCGGCCGCGTCGACGCCGGCAACGCCGTCACGACCGAACCCGGCAGCGGCGACGGCGGCGACGGCGGCGATGGCGGCGACGACGGTGGCAGCGGCGACTCCACCTCGGCGTCGGTCACCGACTCGCTCAGCGGATACTGGGACTCGAAGTGCTGGAGCTACGGCTTCTCCTACAGCAACCCGTCGAAAGTCGTCGTCGAACTCTCCGGTCCGTCGGACGCGGACTTCGACCTCTACGTCAACGAGGGCTCCGGGTCGTGCCCGTCGACGAGCAGCTACGACTACCGCTCGTGGACGACCGACAGCCAGGAGACAATCACCATCGACAACCCCGACGACTCCG
- a CDS encoding TatD family hydrolase: MDELDTPVLDNHLHLDPRRGRGIEAVEEFARLGGTHLLVVNKPSWHLGVESETGEDFRAVFEETLGAVAEANEALDGRAWPVLGVHPGLVTRLTDERGFAPEDARDLMCAGLDVAAEFVAEGRALALKSGRPHYEVSDAVWNASNDVLKHALSLGAEHDCAVQLHTEASEDLSEIAEWAEARGLPAEMVVKHYAGGTLRGPTPSVMSEKDRLRVAVEAGDPFLMETDFVDDPDRPGAVLGPKTVPRRVRWLLEEGYEDAMRNAHVETPRRVYGIDTEATLD, encoded by the coding sequence ATGGACGAACTCGATACGCCAGTTTTGGACAACCACCTTCACCTCGACCCCCGGCGCGGTCGCGGTATCGAGGCCGTCGAGGAGTTCGCGCGCCTCGGCGGCACCCATCTGCTCGTCGTCAACAAACCGTCGTGGCATCTCGGCGTCGAATCCGAGACGGGCGAGGACTTTCGCGCCGTCTTCGAGGAGACGCTCGGCGCAGTCGCCGAAGCGAACGAGGCGCTCGACGGACGCGCGTGGCCGGTGCTCGGCGTTCACCCAGGTCTCGTTACCCGTCTCACCGACGAGCGTGGCTTCGCGCCCGAGGACGCACGAGACCTGATGTGCGCCGGCCTCGACGTCGCCGCCGAGTTCGTCGCCGAGGGGCGTGCGCTGGCGCTGAAGTCGGGTCGCCCCCACTACGAGGTGTCCGACGCGGTCTGGAACGCCTCCAACGACGTGCTGAAGCACGCGCTCTCGCTCGGCGCGGAACACGACTGCGCGGTCCAACTACACACCGAGGCCAGCGAGGACCTCTCCGAGATAGCGGAGTGGGCCGAAGCGCGTGGCCTCCCGGCCGAGATGGTTGTCAAACACTACGCCGGCGGGACGCTCCGCGGCCCGACCCCGAGCGTGATGAGCGAGAAGGACCGACTGCGCGTCGCCGTCGAGGCCGGCGACCCGTTCCTGATGGAGACGGACTTCGTCGACGATCCGGACCGGCCGGGCGCTGTGTTGGGACCGAAGACGGTTCCGCGTCGCGTCCGCTGGCTGCTGGAGGAGGGATACGAGGACGCGATGCGGAACGCGCACGTCGAGACGCCGAGGCGCGTCTACGGTATCGACACTGAGGCGACGCTCGACTGA
- a CDS encoding NYN domain-containing protein yields the protein MELLGRLTDESGCDRGVALFVDGPNILREEFDVDLDDVREAAEGAGRLVTTRLYLDEHATPGLIQAAEARGYEVIVTSGDVDVKLAVDATRFAVEESMGTLAIASRDTDFKPVLEMANSQGIRTLAIAPGTHGRSDALRNSATESITLGE from the coding sequence ATGGAGTTGCTCGGTCGGCTCACGGACGAGTCGGGGTGCGACAGAGGCGTCGCGCTGTTCGTCGACGGGCCGAACATCCTGCGCGAGGAGTTCGATGTCGATTTGGACGACGTGCGGGAGGCGGCGGAGGGCGCGGGGCGTCTCGTCACGACACGCTTGTATCTCGACGAGCACGCGACGCCGGGACTGATTCAGGCAGCGGAGGCCCGCGGGTACGAGGTGATCGTCACGAGCGGCGACGTAGACGTGAAACTCGCCGTCGACGCGACGCGCTTCGCCGTCGAAGAGAGCATGGGTACGTTGGCTATCGCCTCGCGTGACACGGATTTCAAACCCGTCTTGGAGATGGCGAACTCGCAGGGTATTCGGACGCTCGCCATCGCGCCGGGCACGCACGGACGTTCGGACGCGCTCCGAAATTCGGCGACCGAAAGCATTACCCTCGGCGAGTAA